One Narcine bancroftii isolate sNarBan1 chromosome 3, sNarBan1.hap1, whole genome shotgun sequence DNA window includes the following coding sequences:
- the LOC138757976 gene encoding endogenous retrovirus group 3 member 1 Env polyprotein-like has product MLMLCSLIFLSLPMSLSGVKCKKCRDTVVLFQDHIWGRKEGNFISHTSVPEKCWAENTTQHPYTPCVEKEGNNMGHYIQIPNTTPFPLNSWKGDSSPPCPDGLWFCIHQRTVPMRSYTPHSRLPVPLRQPDLVRVHPNNHVSFGNAIGGDNLFVDLATKIAGTFNVTNCWVCGGPRMSEQWPWWGEPLNSLTMISRIWTTNRTRSRETWSLSNVPSGFYCLSRAGKYPVGESPCKAVWIRISPGVFTWFPKPQTWFLSTVFKTNCLPLSNSSIQFWNCTTSTITGPYQSNPVLKRVWERGYGVSPNGLFWVCGNKAYTRLPSQWSGTCFLGIIRPEFFLLPHDHGHKLGVKVFDTLHREPRSTTVHLGEWRDDWPPERIIQYYGPATWAQDGSWGYRTPIYMLNRIIRLQAVLEIVTNQTAIALQLLASQQGQMRSAIYQNRLALDYLLATEGGVCGKLNLTNCCLQIDDNGKAVRKIADNIRTLSHVPVQTWHPFPQFNWMDKWFGGTWWHTFLWVIGGILFLLLILPCIIPCLRSLVISMVEQAMQPGGMGDPVRLLFQREINVS; this is encoded by the coding sequence atgttaatgttatgttctttgatttttcttagtttgcctatgtctttatcaggtgtgaaatgtaagaaatgcagagatacagtggtcctgtttcaggaccacatttggggaagaaaggaaggtaatttcatttcccatacctcagttcctgagaaatgctgggcagaaaataccacccaacatccatataccccttgtgtggaaaaagaaggaaataatatgggccattatatacagattcctaataccactcctttccctcttaacagttggaaaggtgactcaagcccaccatgccctgatggactctggttttgcatacaccaacgtactgttccaatgagaagttacactccacactcgagattgcctgtccctttaagacagccggacttagttcgagtccatccaaataaccatgtaagtttcggtaatgcaattgggggagataacctttttgtagatctggcaactaaaattgcaggaacttttaatgtaaccaattgttgggtctgcgggggtccacggatgtcagaacaatggccttggtggggagaacctctcaattcattgaccatgatttcccgcatttggacaactaaccgaacgagatcaagagaaacctggtctctctctaacgtcccctctggtttttattgtctctcacgagccggcaaatacccagtaggagaaagtccctgcaaggctgtatggattcgcatttcgcctggtgttttcacttggtttcctaaacctcagacttggttcttatccactgtttttaaaactaattgcctacccctgtctaatagcagtattcagttttggaattgtaccacttccaccatcacaggaccataccaatcaaatcctgttcttaaaagagtttgggaaagggggtatggagtatccccaaatggattattctgggtatgtggtaataaagcttatactcgtcttccctcacagtggagtggaacttgtttcctaggaataatccgcccagaatttttccttctaccccacgatcacggtcataaattaggcgtgaaggtctttgatacattacatcgtgaaccccgctctaccacggtacatttgggagaatggagagatgattggcctccagagcgcataattcaatattatggtcccgctacatgggctcaagatggatcttggggttatcgtactcctatatatatgttaaatcgcataattcgcttacaagcagtgcttgaaattgttacaaatcaaacagctatagccctgcaattacttgcatcccagcaaggtcaaatgcgctctgctatatatcagaaccgtctagccctagactatctcctagccacggaaggaggtgtatgtggcaaacttaatttgactaactgctgcttacagattgatgataatggaaaggccgttcgtaaaatcgctgataatattcgtacattgtcccatgtaccggttcaaacctggcatcctttcccacaatttaattggatggacaaatggtttggaggaacctggtggcataccttcttgtgggtcatcggaggtattttattcctcctacttattttgccctgtattattccctgtctacgcagcctggtgatttccatggtcgaacaagctatgcaaccaggggggatgggagaccctgtaagacttttatttcagcgtgagattaatgtatcataa